One genomic segment of Styela clava chromosome 3, kaStyClav1.hap1.2, whole genome shotgun sequence includes these proteins:
- the LOC120342093 gene encoding BLOC-3 complex member HPS4-like isoform X1 has protein sequence MESFDWIFFIYDDDLILTEEDDPAEAISYFYPQSMTMDYQRLLSGHLIGLYRSVTKLLGSPPEIIKFGKKKFTMLKSEKFAIFLGVPVDKHSDMATINMCEFIVDVLLFFNSSINYLIESEFEENRIDLILDKIFSSHWIFLEFQASSFISYNGLNQSIMLKCANILDFCSRHNGVFGSCLLFQDSIVQSLINSKLTRLAQLCVSCPGAFNGQCKQLGSQVYRFVPVFVTVEEYNAIVAKQRRKYGDIEWEPHTWVGYCASSGSDSPKDMPAEQTAESKAQTTDSQEMLACSNTKELSLLVFNEEKTTLLILMDEFSDQYSLNLTKEMVDECLRDLKCIAQELDPELRGEQKERLVVASSSMSGKLQANFVDDHMGNEDKALVSACQDDFNINDTFEEMTLTDTKGVLRFEKSFYCSKFSLDKGMNGGE, from the exons ATGGAGAGTTTTGATtggatatttttcatttatgatGATGACTTGATTCTGACAGAAGAAGATGATCCCGCGGAAGCGATATCATATTTTTATCCACAGTCG ATGACAATGGATTACCAACGTTTATTAAGTGGACATTTGATTGGTCTTTACAGAAGTGTTACAAAACTGCTGGGTAGTCCACctgaaatcataaaatttggaaaaaagaaGTTTACTATGTTAAAGTCTGAAAAGTTTGCTATT TTTCTAGGTGTTCCAGTGGACAAACATTCTGACATGGCAACTATAAATATGTGCGAGTTCATTGTTGATGtacttttgttttttaattcatCGATCAACTATCTAATA GAATCAGAATTCGAAGAAAATCGGATTGATTTAATTCTGGATAAAATATTCTCAAGTCATTGGATATTTTTAGAATTTCAGGCTTCATCTTTCATCAGTTATAATGGG TTAAACCAATCCATTATGTTGAAATGTGCAAATATACTTGACTTCTGCTCTAGACACAATGGAGTGTTTGGTAGTTGTTTACTTTTCCAAGACag CATTGTACAAAGTTTAATAAACTCAAAGTTAACAAGGCTTGCGCAACTATGTGTTTCATGTCCTGGTGCTTTTAATGGACAGTGCAAACAGCTTGGTTCTCAAGTGTACAG GTTTGTGCCTGTCTTTGTGACAGTGGAAGAATACAATGCAATTGTTGCTAAACAGAGGAGAAAATATGGTGATATTGAATGGGAACCACATACCTGGGTTGGATATTGTGCAAG CTCAGGAAGTGATTCTCCAAAAGATATGCCAGCCGAACAGACTGCTGAATCAAAGGCCCAGACAACTG ATAGTCAAGAAATGTTGGCATGTTCAAATACCAAAGAACTTTCATTGCTTGTTTTTAATGAAGAAAAAACAACACTGCTTATTCTCATGGACGAGTTTTCTGATCAATATAGCTTGAACCTGACAAAGGAAATG GTGGATGAATGCTTACGTGATTTAAAATGTATAGCTCAGGAACTCGATCCCGAACTTCGGGGAGAACAAAAG GAAAGACTTGTTGTGGCTAGTTCGTCCATGTCTGGAAAACTGCAGGCCAATTTTGTGGATGACCACATGGGAAATGAAGACAAGGCTCTAGTTTCTGCTTGTCAGgatgatttcaatataaatgATACTTTTGAGGAAATGACGTTGAC TGACACTAAAGGAGTCCTCAGGTTTGAAAAAAGCTTTTACTGTTCTAAATTTTCATTGGATAAGGGGATGAACGGAGGAGAGTAA
- the LOC120342093 gene encoding uncharacterized protein LOC120342093 isoform X2, translating into MATINMCEFIVDVLLFFNSSINYLIESEFEENRIDLILDKIFSSHWIFLEFQASSFISYNGLNQSIMLKCANILDFCSRHNGVFGSCLLFQDSIVQSLINSKLTRLAQLCVSCPGAFNGQCKQLGSQVYRFVPVFVTVEEYNAIVAKQRRKYGDIEWEPHTWVGYCASSGSDSPKDMPAEQTAESKAQTTDSQEMLACSNTKELSLLVFNEEKTTLLILMDEFSDQYSLNLTKEMVDECLRDLKCIAQELDPELRGEQKERLVVASSSMSGKLQANFVDDHMGNEDKALVSACQDDFNINDTFEEMTLTDTKGVLRFEKSFYCSKFSLDKGMNGGE; encoded by the exons ATGGCAACTATAAATATGTGCGAGTTCATTGTTGATGtacttttgttttttaattcatCGATCAACTATCTAATA GAATCAGAATTCGAAGAAAATCGGATTGATTTAATTCTGGATAAAATATTCTCAAGTCATTGGATATTTTTAGAATTTCAGGCTTCATCTTTCATCAGTTATAATGGG TTAAACCAATCCATTATGTTGAAATGTGCAAATATACTTGACTTCTGCTCTAGACACAATGGAGTGTTTGGTAGTTGTTTACTTTTCCAAGACag CATTGTACAAAGTTTAATAAACTCAAAGTTAACAAGGCTTGCGCAACTATGTGTTTCATGTCCTGGTGCTTTTAATGGACAGTGCAAACAGCTTGGTTCTCAAGTGTACAG GTTTGTGCCTGTCTTTGTGACAGTGGAAGAATACAATGCAATTGTTGCTAAACAGAGGAGAAAATATGGTGATATTGAATGGGAACCACATACCTGGGTTGGATATTGTGCAAG CTCAGGAAGTGATTCTCCAAAAGATATGCCAGCCGAACAGACTGCTGAATCAAAGGCCCAGACAACTG ATAGTCAAGAAATGTTGGCATGTTCAAATACCAAAGAACTTTCATTGCTTGTTTTTAATGAAGAAAAAACAACACTGCTTATTCTCATGGACGAGTTTTCTGATCAATATAGCTTGAACCTGACAAAGGAAATG GTGGATGAATGCTTACGTGATTTAAAATGTATAGCTCAGGAACTCGATCCCGAACTTCGGGGAGAACAAAAG GAAAGACTTGTTGTGGCTAGTTCGTCCATGTCTGGAAAACTGCAGGCCAATTTTGTGGATGACCACATGGGAAATGAAGACAAGGCTCTAGTTTCTGCTTGTCAGgatgatttcaatataaatgATACTTTTGAGGAAATGACGTTGAC TGACACTAAAGGAGTCCTCAGGTTTGAAAAAAGCTTTTACTGTTCTAAATTTTCATTGGATAAGGGGATGAACGGAGGAGAGTAA
- the LOC120342092 gene encoding rRNA methyltransferase 1, mitochondrial-like isoform X1, with translation MFFRTYPICCKVSNMFIPKVRLLRLYSASGKIRYKIKSFKGLLENEVLYGRSVCKIALQISRRPIFRLHLLKLWETSEPSDSRVLETIELASKRGIPTSYKDRRTLDNMSSHRPHQGICLEVGELPYVNLDEESCKTLCTTATHHSKIPIWILLVGIIDPMNMGAILRSCLYFNVDNVIATTGCAPITPVLSKASSGAAEILQVHSTDDPDYLVKFLRKTDWNIVGTVSEEQQFDNSLKNSPTVLDISDAHIGKPSIIIFGNEGSGIPAELLDLCTMLVSIKASPPCIEQDSHQKSLRNLVGSLNVSTAADHPQPTLEYQLGGALVRILWEIIMCDRIAGLLIPIGWFYDHYHPCI, from the exons ATGTTTTTTCGAACTTATCCCATCTGCTGCAAAGTTTCAAACATGTTTATTCCTAAG GTGAGACTTCTACGATTATATAGTGCCAGTGGAAAGAtcagatataaaattaaaagttttaaag GTCTTCTGGAAAATGAAGTACTTTATGGCCGTTCAGTATGTAAGATAGCTTTGCAGATATCGAGAAGACCAATTTTTCG ATTACATTTGTTGAAATTATGGGAGACTTCAGAACCATCGGATTCAAGAGTTTTGGAAACTATAGAATTGGCAAGTAAAAGAGGAATACCAACATCATATAAAGATAGACGAACACTTGATAATATGTCATCACATCGCCCACATCAG GGTATTTGCTTGGAAGTCGGAGAACTTCCATATGTAAATTTGGATGAAGAATCTTGCAAAACCCTCTGTACAACTGCTACTCATCATTCAAAAATTCCAATATGGATTTTGCTGGTTGGTATAATAGATCCAATGAACATGGGTGCAATTTTGAGATCATGTCTGTACTTCAATGTGGACAATGTTATAGCAACAACTGGTTG tGCTCCCATCACACCAGTCCTCAGCAAAGCAAGTAGCGGAGCTGCAGAAATTCTTCAAGTTCATTCTACAGATGATCCAGATTACCTCGTTAAG TTTCTCAGGAAAACAGACTGGAACATTGTTGGAACTGTATCCGAAGAACAGCAATTCGACAACAGTCTTAAGAACTCGCCCACAGTGCTTGATATTAGTGATGCACATATTGGAAAACCTTCAATTATTATATTCG GAAATGAAGGATCAGGAATTCCAGCCGAGCTACTAGACCTTTGTACAATGTTAGTTTCAATTAAAGCTTCACCACCATGTATTGAACAAGATTCCCACCAGAAATCATTAAGAAACCTTGTTGGAAGTCTTAATGTATCTACAGCGGCAG ACCATCCACAACCAACATTGGAATATCAGCTTGGAGGTGCGTTGGTTCGCATCCTGTGGGAAATAATAATGTGTGacaggattgctggactcctcatcCCCATAGGTTGGTTTTACGACCACTAccatccatgcatctga
- the LOC120342092 gene encoding rRNA methyltransferase 1, mitochondrial-like isoform X2, producing MFFRTYPICCKVSNMFIPKVRLLRLYSASGKIRYKIKSFKGLLENEVLYGRSVCKIALQISRRPIFRLHLLKLWETSEPSDSRVLETIELASKRGIPTSYKDRRTLDNMSSHRPHQGICLEVGELPYVNLDEESCKTLCTTATHHSKIPIWILLVGIIDPMNMGAILRSCLYFNVDNVIATTGCAPITPVLSKASSGAAEILQVHSTDDPDYLVKFLRKTDWNIVGTVSEEQQFDNSLKNSPTVLDISDAHIGKPSIIIFGNEGSGIPAELLDLCTMLVSIKASPPCIEQDSHQKSLRNLVGSLNVSTAAAVILHEMTKKRIQ from the exons ATGTTTTTTCGAACTTATCCCATCTGCTGCAAAGTTTCAAACATGTTTATTCCTAAG GTGAGACTTCTACGATTATATAGTGCCAGTGGAAAGAtcagatataaaattaaaagttttaaag GTCTTCTGGAAAATGAAGTACTTTATGGCCGTTCAGTATGTAAGATAGCTTTGCAGATATCGAGAAGACCAATTTTTCG ATTACATTTGTTGAAATTATGGGAGACTTCAGAACCATCGGATTCAAGAGTTTTGGAAACTATAGAATTGGCAAGTAAAAGAGGAATACCAACATCATATAAAGATAGACGAACACTTGATAATATGTCATCACATCGCCCACATCAG GGTATTTGCTTGGAAGTCGGAGAACTTCCATATGTAAATTTGGATGAAGAATCTTGCAAAACCCTCTGTACAACTGCTACTCATCATTCAAAAATTCCAATATGGATTTTGCTGGTTGGTATAATAGATCCAATGAACATGGGTGCAATTTTGAGATCATGTCTGTACTTCAATGTGGACAATGTTATAGCAACAACTGGTTG tGCTCCCATCACACCAGTCCTCAGCAAAGCAAGTAGCGGAGCTGCAGAAATTCTTCAAGTTCATTCTACAGATGATCCAGATTACCTCGTTAAG TTTCTCAGGAAAACAGACTGGAACATTGTTGGAACTGTATCCGAAGAACAGCAATTCGACAACAGTCTTAAGAACTCGCCCACAGTGCTTGATATTAGTGATGCACATATTGGAAAACCTTCAATTATTATATTCG GAAATGAAGGATCAGGAATTCCAGCCGAGCTACTAGACCTTTGTACAATGTTAGTTTCAATTAAAGCTTCACCACCATGTATTGAACAAGATTCCCACCAGAAATCATTAAGAAACCTTGTTGGAAGTCTTAATGTATCTACAGCGGCAG CCGTCATACTCCATGAAATGACGAAAAAAAGGATTCAATGA
- the LOC120342091 gene encoding lysosomal acid lipase/cholesteryl ester hydrolase-like isoform X1: protein MLFAGGKLSIRFLKKEGIIFAAGVLCGFFIRTLMAKSDASVNHQSQSSEDDNSLENYILSMKKQIEDWGKQSDSGQNNQKELAPECFMKVPEIIQYAGYPFELHTVMTSDGYNLGLHRIPHGKDEAEDKKLTQKPVVLLQHGLLADSANWVSNGRNDSLAFLLADYGLDVWLGNVRGNTYSRSHVKLDPNVDEKFWRYSWQQFSEIDLPAMVDYIIEKTGNKKIYYIGHSQGTLIMFARLAEDPDFNEKIHLFIGLGPVFNLKGIKSPIKYLAQFYNTLEMGQWMMGGAELLPNSEAGKWLGTKLHNFIEGNPDVKIHGENMLLNIAGFSPRRYCRDRLPVYISHIPAGTSIQNIIHFAQMIWHNETRKYRFDTEESNIEKYGSAVPPGYDLGAIKTPIALYWGSDDWFADSEDVLSILPRLKTLVKTKELKDWDHLEFLYGSEAADTLYTELAEVIKDFEIEFQNYESRHVDL, encoded by the exons ATGTTGTTCGCTGGTGGAAAACTTTCTATACGGTTCCTTAAAAAAGAAGGCATAATCTTTGCAGCTGGTGTCCTGTGTGGATTTTTCATAAGGACTTTGATGGCTAAGAG TGATGCCTCGGTGAACCATCAATCCCAATCTTCAGAAGATGATAATTCGTTGGAAAATTATATCCTCTCAATGAAGAAACAAATTGAAGATTGGGGAAAGCAGTCTGATAGTGGGCAAAATAATCAGAAAGAACTGGCTCCTGAATGTTTCATGAAAGTTCCTGAAATCATACAATATGCTG GTTATCCATTCGAACTTCACACTGTGATGACGAGTGATGGTTATAATCTTGGTCTTCACAGAATACCTCATGGCAAAGACGAGGCAGAAGATAAGAAATTAACTCAGAAACCAGTAGTTCTACTACAACATGGACTACTTGCTGATTCTGCCAACTGGGTTTCGAATGGAAGAAACGACAGTCTAGCATTTCTGCTAGCGGATTATG GATTGGATGTTTGGTTGGGAAATGTCAGAGGAAACACATACTCTAGAAGTCATGTGAAATTAGATCCAAATGTTGATGAAAAGTTTTGGAGATATAGTTGGCAACAGTTCTCTGAGATTGATCTCCCAGCAATGGTCGATTACATAATTGAAAAAACAGGaaataagaaaatttattatattggcCACTCTCAG GGAACATTAATCATGTTTGCAAGATTAGCTGAAGATCcagatttcaatgaaaaaattcatttgTTTATTGGCCTTGGTCCtgttttcaatttgaaaggAATAAAAAGTCCCATAAAATATCTAGCTCAATTTTACAATACATTGGAGATGGGCCAGTGGATGATGGGTGGGGCTGAATTGCTGCCAAACTCAGAAGCAG GTAAATGGCTTGGAACAAAATTGCACAATTTTATTGAAGGAAATCCTGATGTAAAAATCCATGGGGAAAACATGTTGCTGAATATAGCAGGTTTTAGCCCGAGACGATACTGCAGGGATCGTTTACCTGTGTATATTTCTCACATTCCTGCCGGAACATCGATACAAAATATCATACATTTTGCACAA ATGATATGGCATAATGAAACTAGAAAATACAGATTTGATACAGAGGaatcaaatatagaaaaatatggatCAGCTGTTCCACCAGGATATGACTTGGGTGCAATAAAAACTCCTATTGCTTTGTATTGGGGTTCTGATGATTGGTTTGCAGATTCAGAAGATGTTCTGTCTATACTACCACGGTTGAAAACATTGGTTAAAACAAAAGAACTGAAAGATTGGGATCATTTAGAATTTCTTTATGGTTCAGAAGCAGCAGATACATTATACACAGAATTGGCTGAAGTGATAAAAGACTTTGAAAtcgaatttcaaaattatgaatCTAGACATGTTGATTTGTAA
- the LOC120342091 gene encoding lysosomal acid lipase/cholesteryl ester hydrolase-like isoform X2, translating into MKKQIEDWGKQSDSGQNNQKELAPECFMKVPEIIQYAGYPFELHTVMTSDGYNLGLHRIPHGKDEAEDKKLTQKPVVLLQHGLLADSANWVSNGRNDSLAFLLADYGLDVWLGNVRGNTYSRSHVKLDPNVDEKFWRYSWQQFSEIDLPAMVDYIIEKTGNKKIYYIGHSQGTLIMFARLAEDPDFNEKIHLFIGLGPVFNLKGIKSPIKYLAQFYNTLEMGQWMMGGAELLPNSEAGKWLGTKLHNFIEGNPDVKIHGENMLLNIAGFSPRRYCRDRLPVYISHIPAGTSIQNIIHFAQMIWHNETRKYRFDTEESNIEKYGSAVPPGYDLGAIKTPIALYWGSDDWFADSEDVLSILPRLKTLVKTKELKDWDHLEFLYGSEAADTLYTELAEVIKDFEIEFQNYESRHVDL; encoded by the exons ATGAAGAAACAAATTGAAGATTGGGGAAAGCAGTCTGATAGTGGGCAAAATAATCAGAAAGAACTGGCTCCTGAATGTTTCATGAAAGTTCCTGAAATCATACAATATGCTG GTTATCCATTCGAACTTCACACTGTGATGACGAGTGATGGTTATAATCTTGGTCTTCACAGAATACCTCATGGCAAAGACGAGGCAGAAGATAAGAAATTAACTCAGAAACCAGTAGTTCTACTACAACATGGACTACTTGCTGATTCTGCCAACTGGGTTTCGAATGGAAGAAACGACAGTCTAGCATTTCTGCTAGCGGATTATG GATTGGATGTTTGGTTGGGAAATGTCAGAGGAAACACATACTCTAGAAGTCATGTGAAATTAGATCCAAATGTTGATGAAAAGTTTTGGAGATATAGTTGGCAACAGTTCTCTGAGATTGATCTCCCAGCAATGGTCGATTACATAATTGAAAAAACAGGaaataagaaaatttattatattggcCACTCTCAG GGAACATTAATCATGTTTGCAAGATTAGCTGAAGATCcagatttcaatgaaaaaattcatttgTTTATTGGCCTTGGTCCtgttttcaatttgaaaggAATAAAAAGTCCCATAAAATATCTAGCTCAATTTTACAATACATTGGAGATGGGCCAGTGGATGATGGGTGGGGCTGAATTGCTGCCAAACTCAGAAGCAG GTAAATGGCTTGGAACAAAATTGCACAATTTTATTGAAGGAAATCCTGATGTAAAAATCCATGGGGAAAACATGTTGCTGAATATAGCAGGTTTTAGCCCGAGACGATACTGCAGGGATCGTTTACCTGTGTATATTTCTCACATTCCTGCCGGAACATCGATACAAAATATCATACATTTTGCACAA ATGATATGGCATAATGAAACTAGAAAATACAGATTTGATACAGAGGaatcaaatatagaaaaatatggatCAGCTGTTCCACCAGGATATGACTTGGGTGCAATAAAAACTCCTATTGCTTTGTATTGGGGTTCTGATGATTGGTTTGCAGATTCAGAAGATGTTCTGTCTATACTACCACGGTTGAAAACATTGGTTAAAACAAAAGAACTGAAAGATTGGGATCATTTAGAATTTCTTTATGGTTCAGAAGCAGCAGATACATTATACACAGAATTGGCTGAAGTGATAAAAGACTTTGAAAtcgaatttcaaaattatgaatCTAGACATGTTGATTTGTAA
- the LOC120342577 gene encoding uncharacterized protein LOC120342577 produces the protein MQNYQQTKLSCFAVTECKTRWRSTKDRFRKEKRKEIEATRSGAAARGYRAWKFMEILKLLDEHVDFRTTSSDVDEDVTLVVLEDADNMQINGEAEDLSRADTSWMTSASESVDAKKFAISLVDTLCRLPVQRFQLAKVRIHELLYNIEFGEI, from the exons ATGCAAAACTATCAGCAGACTAAACTTTCGTGTTTCGCAGTGACAGAGTGTAAGACCAGATGGAGATCAACGAAGGATAGATTTAGAAAAGAGAAGCGAAAGGAAATAGAGGCTACGAGGAGTGGGGCAGCAGCGCGGGGATACAGGGCGTGGAAGTTTATGGAGATACTGAAGTTATTGGATGAACATGTTGACTTTAGAAC AACGTCTTCAGATGTTGACGAAGACGTCACCCTCGTGGTGCTTGAAGATGCAGATAACATGCAAATAAATGGCGAAGCCGAAGACCTATCACGTGCGGACACCAGTTGGATGACATCAGCATCAG AAAGTGTTGATGCTAAAAAGTTTGCAATAAGCCTGGTAGATACTCTATGCAGGCTACCAGTTCAACGGTTTCAACTGGCGAAAGTTAGAATCCACGAGctattgtataatattgaatttggggaaatataa